In Polyangiaceae bacterium, the genomic window CGCCGGCTGCCATCTACCGCTACGACCGCTACGTTTCCGCCACCGTGTCCGCGGGACTGGCGCCCGGGTACGCGCTCGCCGACGGCATCAAGGCAATGGACGCCGTGGCGGCGAACACCCTCGATCAGAGCTTCCGCACCTCGCTCGCGGGTGAAGCTCGCGATTTCTCCGAGAGCTCGACCAGCCTGTTCTTCGCCTTCGGCATGGCCATCCTGCTCATCTACCTGGTGCTGGCCGCGCAGTTCGAGAGCTTCGTCGATCCGCTGATCATCCTGTTCACCGTGCCGATGTCGCTGCTCGGCGCCCTGTCGAGCCTGTGGCTCACCGGGCAGACCATGAACATCTTCAGCCAGATCGGCATCATCATGCTGATCGGCATCGTGACCAAGAACGGCATCCTGATCGTCGAGTTCGCGAATCAGCACAAGGCCGAAGGGATGTCGCCCAGAGAGGCCGCGCTCGAGGCCGCGGCCGCGCGCTTCCGTCCCATCGTGATGACCACGCTCACCACCATCCTCGGCATCCTACCCATCGCGCTGTCGCTCGGCAGCGCTTCCGGCAGCCGGCAGAGCCTGGGCGTGGCGGTCGTGGGGGGCCTCGCGGTGTCGACGCTGCTCACGCTGTTCGTGGTGCCGGCGGTGTACGCGCTCCTGTCGAGGAAGCGCGCGCCGCAGCCGGCGCACGGGCTCGCCCCGGCCGAGAGCCCGGGGGAGTGAAGAACACTACTCCGAGCCGATCGGCTGCCCGGGCTCGGTCGCGCAGAAGTACAGCACCGCCATGCGCACGGCCACGCCGGCCTCGACCTGACTCAGGATCACGCTGCGCTCGCCGTCGGCGATGTCGTCGTTGATCTCGACGCCGCGGTTCATCGGCCCCGGGTGCATCACGATGGCGTCTGGCTTGGCCAGGCTGAGCCGCGCGCGGTTCAGGCCATAGTAGCGCGCGTATTCCCTGAGCGTCGGCAGGAGCGCCGCGCCCAGGCGTTCTTGCTGGATGCGCAGCACCATCACCACGTCGGCACCCTCGAGCGCTGGCTCGATGCGCGAGAAGCTCTCGGCGCCGAGCGCGGCGACGTCGTGCGGCAGGAGCGTCTGCGGGCCCGCTAGGCGCACCTTGGCGCCGAACAGCGAGAGCAGGAGCGCGTTGGAGCGCGCCACACGGCTGTGCTGGATGTCGCCGCAGATGGCCACCGTGAGCCCATCGAGGCGCCCGGTGTGGCGGCGCATGGTGAAGGCGTCGAGCAGGGCCTGGGTCGGGTGCTCGTGCATGCCGTCGCCGCCGTTGACGACGGCAGCGCGCGTGCGGCTCTTGATGTAGTCGGCGGCGCCGGAGGCGGCGTGACGCACCACGATGACGTCGGCGTGCATGGCGTCGAGGGTCGCCACGGTGTCTCGCAGCGTCTCGCCTTTGCTGGTGCTCGAGGAGCTGCCGCCGATGTTCACCACGTCCGCGCCCAGCCGCTTGCCGGCGAGCTCGAACGAGGTGCGGGTGCGCGTGGAGGCCTCGAAGAAGGCGTTGATGATGGTCTTGCCGCGCAGGGTGGGGACCTTGCGGATCGGCCGGCGCGTG contains:
- a CDS encoding aspartate carbamoyltransferase catalytic subunit, producing MTEKRLRHLTSVHDLDREMALRVLDTAEAFLEVTRRPIRKVPTLRGKTIINAFFEASTRTRTSFELAGKRLGADVVNIGGSSSSTSKGETLRDTVATLDAMHADVIVVRHAASGAADYIKSRTRAAVVNGGDGMHEHPTQALLDAFTMRRHTGRLDGLTVAICGDIQHSRVARSNALLLSLFGAKVRLAGPQTLLPHDVAALGAESFSRIEPALEGADVVMVLRIQQERLGAALLPTLREYARYYGLNRARLSLAKPDAIVMHPGPMNRGVEINDDIADGERSVILSQVEAGVAVRMAVLYFCATEPGQPIGSE